Part of the Shumkonia mesophila genome is shown below.
TCCGGATTTCGCCGGCATCGGGCTGATAGACCCCCGAGATGATCTTGATGACGGTCGACTTGCCCGATCCGTTCTCGCCGGCCAGACAATGGATCTCGCCCGGTCGGATGGTCAGCGAGATGTCGTCCAGCGCCCGGACGCCGGAAAAATTTTTGCCGATATTGTGCAGTTCGATAAGAGCGTCTGACATCGGAATCCCGATCCATAAGGGACGTTCGCGTCGGGAAGATGGGACGGAGGCGCCGGTGGGCGACGCCTCCGCCGTCCGGTGGTCAGAAATTGTACTTGGACATGTTGTCCTTGGTGACGCCGACCCAGCCGGCGCCGTACAGCAGGTTGGGTCTGCCCGCGACCGGCGTAATCAGTTTGGTGTAACCCGGCAGCCCGAGGTCGAGGCCGGCCTTGATCTCGCCGTTCTTCTTTTGCAGGGCCATCACCGCCAGAATATTCATGGCGTATCCGGCAACGGCGGGATCCCAAAACTGGATGTACTGGATGTCACCGCCCTTGAGGTATTCGCCGGCAACCGAAACCAGGCCGGTCCCCGAGAAGAACAGCTTGTCCTTGAGGCCGCGTTCGGCGATCAGGCGTCCGGCCCCCGCCGAAGTCGGCATCGGCCCGCCGACGATCCCCTTGATGTCGGGATAGGTGGTGAGGACTTCCTTCAGCTTGTTGTAGTCGGTGTTGGCGTCGTCATAGGTTTCCAGGCGCTGGGTCGCCAGCGTCATCTTCGGGAAGTGTTGCTTCTGATAGGCGATGGCGCCGTCAATCCATTCGTTCTGCGACTTCGAGGTCAGGCTGCCGACCGTGGCGACGTATTTGCCCTCGCCCTTCATGTAGCCGCCCAGGATTTCCATCAGCTTGGCGCCGTAGGCCAGGTTGTCGAAGGCCTCCAGCACATAGTCGGCGTTCTGGATGTTCGAGGCTTCATGGGCGATCACGACGATCCCCCGGTCGCGCGCCTTCTTGAGAACGGGTTCGACCGCCTCGACCGAGAACGGCACGATGCAGATCGCATCGACGCCCTGGGCGATCAGATTCTCGACGATCTGGACCTGGGCGGCGGCATCGGCCTGGCTGGGGCCGACCATCCAGGTATCCTGTCCGGTGTCCGCTCCGAATTGCTTTACGCCATCGCGCATCCGGTCGAACCAGGCGATGCCGTCGACCTTGACCACGGTGGCGATGGAATACTTCTTGCCGGTGGCGCTGGTCACAATGTCCTTGCGGACCTGCGAGGTATCGACGGGACCATTCGCCGCGAACGCCGAACCGGTGGCGAGGGCGGTGGCAAGAACTAACGATGTCAGTAACGTCTTCATTCTGTCCTCCATCTGTTTGTCCTCCATCAGGGTTCTTTTATTGTCGATTTCCGCTGTTACCGGCGGCCCGATCGTTGAGGCATACAAGCGCTGGATGTCTGCCCCCCGTTCAATCCGAAACGATGGCGACGCTGGCGCTGGCGCCGATCCGCGATGCCCCGGCGTCGATCATCTGCACGGCATCGGCATAGGTCCGCACGCCGCCCGACGCCTTGACGCCCAAGGCGTCGCCGACGGTCCGGCGCATCAAGGCGACGTCGTCCGCCGTCGCCCCGCCGCGGCTGAATCCGGTTGACGTCTTGACGAAATCCGCCCCGGCGTCGCGGCTGATCTGACAGGCGGTCACCTTCTCGTGATCCTCAAGAAGGCACGTCTCGATGATGACTTTCAAAAGGGCCTTGCCGCAGGCTTTCTTGACGGCGGCGATGTCGTCGCGGACGGCCCGCAGGTCCCCGGCCTTCAGGCTGCCGATGTCGATGACCATGTCGACTTCCTGCGCCCCATGGGCGACGACCCATTCGGCCTCCGCCGCCTTCAGTGCGGTCGGTATCGCCCCCAACGGAAAACCGATCACCACGCACGTCCGAACCGCGCTGCCAGCAAGCGCCGAGGCGACGAGCTGCGTATGCAAGGGGTTGACGCACACCGAATGGAAACCATGGGTGACGGCTTCCTCGCACAGGTGACCAACGTCGCTCGCCGTCGCATCGGGCCGCAGAATCGTATGGTCGATGAACTTGGCGAGATCGGTGGGTTTCCGGATGGCTCGGACGGCCCCCATGGACGGTGAACTCCTTGATCGACACGCATCAAGCGTGTGTTATTTTTATAACATAATATGAGATAATATTTTCATGAATAGCGCATTTATGTCAAGATTAAAGCATGAAATGTTATGATGTGGCGTGACAGCTTGAGCTTGCTTGTTGTATGGGGGGGGGCGTTATACGAGGAGGGATACCGGTAGCCAGCGAGGCCAAGTCGGTTTGGGGGACTGCGCTTGGCGTGCTTTGAGCGCGCCGGGCAACGCGTTGGCGAGAATTCCGGTCGGCAAGTGTTTATGATCCGTCTGGATGCCGCTTGATGGGTGCAGGGATTGGTGGGGAAAACAATGCAAAAGCAAAGGGTCAGCCGATTAGCCGTCCTGGCAGAGGCCCTCGAGACGAGGGGCTCACTGCATCTCAAAGAAGCAGCTGCCCTGCTCGGCGTCTCGGAGATGACGGTGCGCCGCGATGTCGCTTCCTGCGAGGGACGGTTCACCTATCTGGGCGGACATATCGTCAGTGCTCAGAACGAACCCGGCAGTATGGGATATTTCCTCGACCGCGAAGCGGACAGCAACATCGACAACAAGCGTGAGGCTTGTGAACAAGCCGTGTCGTCCATCGAAAACGGCGATACCATCTTCATCGACTGCGGCACCACCATGCCCCATCTGGCTAGGCGCATTCCCGCCGGGTTGTCCCTGACGGTTGTCTGTTACGCAATGAATGTGGCGGAAATCGTCTGTAAGAAGCCAAATCTCAAGGTCATTCTCCTAGGGGGAATCTACCATCCATCCTCGGCTTCGTTCGCCAGCGCCGAGGCATTGGAAATGCTGCGGAAGATCGGTATCAACAAGGCCTTCCTGTCGGCTGGCGGCGTGCACGAAAAGCGGGGCGTAAGCTGTTCAAATTTTCACGAGGTCCCGGTCAAGCAGGCAGCCATCGCCATCGCACTCCGCAAGATCGTGGTCGTCGACTCCAGCAAGTTGGGCAAGGTCAAACCGGCCTTTTTCGCCGGCCTCGACGACATCGACACCATCGTGACCGATTCCGGGTTGGACGAACACTATCACGCCCTGTTCGCAGGGGCCGGGATCGAGTTGCACGCGGCGCCCCCGCGCTGCGGGAACATCGAGGGAGATCGCGGCCTTCGCCGCTGATCCCGCCGGCCTCAGGCGGCAAGCTGCCGGGCATTGTCACGGGAACAGGTTGCGGAACATCTAGATGTGAATACTGACGTGAGCCCGGAAAATTCCTCCGAGAATGGGTAGAGCCCGTCGCAAGACGAGGAGACGGACGAATGAAGCGCAGCCGGTTCACGGAAGAGCAGATCATTGGCGTCCCGCGGGAGCAGAAGGCCGGGGGGAAGACGGCGGACGTTTGCCGCCGCCACGGGGTCAGCGAGGCGACCTTCTATAAGTGGAAGGCCAAGCGCCGGAGGCGCTGGAGGCGGATTTTTGCGCTTCCATAATGCGGGTAGAAAAAGCCTCTAGACCATTGA
Proteins encoded:
- a CDS encoding DeoR/GlpR family DNA-binding transcription regulator encodes the protein MQKQRVSRLAVLAEALETRGSLHLKEAAALLGVSEMTVRRDVASCEGRFTYLGGHIVSAQNEPGSMGYFLDREADSNIDNKREACEQAVSSIENGDTIFIDCGTTMPHLARRIPAGLSLTVVCYAMNVAEIVCKKPNLKVILLGGIYHPSSASFASAEALEMLRKIGINKAFLSAGGVHEKRGVSCSNFHEVPVKQAAIAIALRKIVVVDSSKLGKVKPAFFAGLDDIDTIVTDSGLDEHYHALFAGAGIELHAAPPRCGNIEGDRGLRR
- the deoC gene encoding deoxyribose-phosphate aldolase yields the protein MGAVRAIRKPTDLAKFIDHTILRPDATASDVGHLCEEAVTHGFHSVCVNPLHTQLVASALAGSAVRTCVVIGFPLGAIPTALKAAEAEWVVAHGAQEVDMVIDIGSLKAGDLRAVRDDIAAVKKACGKALLKVIIETCLLEDHEKVTACQISRDAGADFVKTSTGFSRGGATADDVALMRRTVGDALGVKASGGVRTYADAVQMIDAGASRIGASASVAIVSD
- a CDS encoding autoinducer 2 ABC transporter substrate-binding protein; its protein translation is MKTLLTSLVLATALATGSAFAANGPVDTSQVRKDIVTSATGKKYSIATVVKVDGIAWFDRMRDGVKQFGADTGQDTWMVGPSQADAAAQVQIVENLIAQGVDAICIVPFSVEAVEPVLKKARDRGIVVIAHEASNIQNADYVLEAFDNLAYGAKLMEILGGYMKGEGKYVATVGSLTSKSQNEWIDGAIAYQKQHFPKMTLATQRLETYDDANTDYNKLKEVLTTYPDIKGIVGGPMPTSAGAGRLIAERGLKDKLFFSGTGLVSVAGEYLKGGDIQYIQFWDPAVAGYAMNILAVMALQKKNGEIKAGLDLGLPGYTKLITPVAGRPNLLYGAGWVGVTKDNMSKYNF